One window from the genome of Grus americana isolate bGruAme1 chromosome 2, bGruAme1.mat, whole genome shotgun sequence encodes:
- the ZHX2 gene encoding zinc fingers and homeoboxes protein 2 — MASKRKSTTPCMVRTSEVMEQEGAEGTEALKEKGAGAPQQDSKKNWPSESSIKDCEVVEAKPPAENQSKKPQGGYECKYCPYSTQNLNEFTEHVDTQHPNVILNPLYVCAECNFTTKKYDSLSDHNTKYHPGETNFKLKLIKRNNQTVLEQSIETTGNDVTVTSGGLENAECDDSLHGGISASKTPVMKLGKPKGETKKGPKKPEEGVTENHVDGTLPRIITEATEAIACINGDLLHDVLAHVMPSVQLPPNINLVPKVPVPLNSTKYNSALDTNATMINSFNKFPYPTQAELSWLTAASKHPEEQIRIWFATQRLKHGISWSPEEVEEARKKMFNGTIQAVPQTITVLPAPLTTAKMPQPIIQTALPCQILGQTGLVLTPVSNGSTVSCSPITLAVAPNQGQKRTIQNLPSAPEAKRPHVVQVPEIPAKMTAVPLTPASERKKTKEQIAELKASFMASQFPDDAEVYRLIEATGLSRSEIKKWFSDHRYRSQRGVVHIPGDALGKDQIAPSAGRHGRSFHPYADFTPQRFKEKTQEQLRALEESFLRCSFPTQGELDRLRVETKLSRREIDSWFSERRKIRDSMEQAVLDSMGSYRKVKEQGTPNGAISQAELLSSSQLPGALSGSSTTFKKTQEQIHLLKSTFARTQWPSPQEYDQLASQTGLTRTEIVRWFKENRSSLRTGSLKWIDQYQQQYAVDGHNEQSQKKGSKHTESPKNGNEVSRQHYQEHKKLNEENGGKLVVRAKRDCEPLKDSLLGNQAEGTDRLECNSHDGHGSEENEEPAEVNWVEVTVGEDDAASDCTDSWSHTAPEGQAELADFDSESISGDNSHV; from the coding sequence aTGGCTAGCAAAAGAAAGTCAACAACTCCCTGTATGGTCCGAACTTCTGAAGTCATGGAGCAAGAAGGCGCTGAGGGCACAGAGGCCCTTAAAGAGAAGGGGGCTGGTGCACCACAGCAGGACTCTAAAAAAAATTGGCCTTCAGAAAGCTCAATCAAAGACTGTGAAGTGGTTGAGGCAAAGCCCCCAGCTGAAAATCAGTCTAAGAAACCCCAGGGTGGTTACGAGTGTAAATACTGCCCTTACTCAACACAAAACTTAAATGAATTTACAGAGCATGTTGACACTCAGCATCCAAATGTCATTCTGAACCCCCTGTACGTCTGTGCTGAATGCAACTTCACAACCAAAAAATACGATTCTTTATCTGACCACAACACAAAATACCACCCAGGAGAGACTAACTTTAAACTGAAGTTAATTAAACGCAATAATCAGACTGTTTTAGAACAGTCCATTGAAACCACCGGTAATGATGTCACTGTCACAAGCGGTGGGCTGGAAAATGCGGAGTGTGATGATTCACTTCATGGGGGAATTAGTGCAAGTAAAACGCCAGTGATGAAACTGGGAAAGCCTAAAGGGGAAACCAAGAAGGGTCccaaaaaaccagaagaggGAGTTACGGAAAACCACGTGGATGGCACTCTTCCCCGCATCATAACTGAAGCCACTGAAGCTATTGCTTGTATAAATGGAGACCTTCTCCATGATGTGTTAGCCCACGTTATGCCCTCTGTACAGCTGCCACCAAATATTAACCTTGTCCCCAAAGTCCCGGTACCTCTGAACAGTACCAAATACAACTCTGCATTGGATACTAATGCCACCATGATCAACTCCTTTAATAAGTTTCCTTACCCAACTCAAGCAGAGTTGTCGTGGTTGACAGCTGCATCAAAACATCCAGAAGAACAAATCCGAATCTGGTTTGCTACGCAACGTTTGAAGCATGGTATAAGTTGGTCTCCTGAAGAAGTAGAGGAGGCAAGAAAGAAGATGTTCAACGGTACTATCCAGGCAGTTCCCCAAACCATCACCGTCCTGCCAGCTCCTTTGACAACTGCAAAAATGCCGCAGCCCATCATCCAAACAGCTTTGCCTTGTCAGATACTGGGCCAGACCGGTCTGGTTTTGACTCCCGTGTCAAATGGTTCAACTGTTTCCTGCTCACCAATCACGCTTGCTGTTGCCCCAAACCAGGGGCAAAAGAGGACAATACAGAACTTACCAAGTGCCCCAGAGGCCAAGCGTCCTCATGTAGTTCAGGTGCCTGAGATTCCTGCCAAGATGACTGCTGTACCACTGACGCCAGCCAGTGAGCGAAAAAAGACAAAGGAGCAGATAGCAGAGCTGAAGGCCAGTTTCATGGCAAGCCAGTTTCCTGATGATGCGGAAGTCTACCGGCTGATAGAGGCAACGGGTCTCTCTAGGAGCGAGATCAAGAAGTGGTTCAGTGACCACAGGTACAGAAGTCAAAGGGGCGTTGTGCACATCCCTGGTGATGCTTTAGGGAAAGATCAAATAGCACCTTCAGCTGGTCGACATGGCCGTTCGTTTCACCCATACGCAGATTTTACTCCCCAGAGATTCAAAGAGAAAACCCAAGAGCAGCTTAGGGCCCTTGAAGAGAGTTTCCTCAGATGCTCTTTTCCTACCCAAGGAGAATTGGACAGGCTTCGAGTGGAGACTAAGCTGAGTAGGAGGGAGATAGATTCATGGTTCTCTGAGCGGAGAAAGATAAGGGACAGCATGGAGCAAGCTGTCTTGGACTCAATGGGGTCATACAGAAAAGTTAAAGAACAAGGAACTCCCAATGGTGCAATAAGCCAGGCAGAACTGCTGAGTAGCTCTCAGCTCCCTGGTGCTTTATCTGGGTCCTCCACCACATTTAAGAAAACGCAGGAGCAGATTCATCTACTGAAAAGCACATTTGCAAGGACCCAGTGGCCATCACCCCAGGAATATGACCAGTTAGCATCTCAGACTGGGCTCACAAGAACTGAAATAGTTCGCTGGTTCAAAGAAAACCGGTCTTCACTAAGAACAGGGTCACTTAAATGGATTGACCAGTACCAGCAGCAGTACGCTGTTGATGGTCATAATGAGCAAAGCCAGAAAAAGGGATCAAAACACACTGAGAGTCCAAAGAATGGTAATGAGGTGTCTCGGCAGCATTACCAGGAGCATAAAAAactgaatgaagaaaatgggggGAAACTAGTAGTGAGAGCAAAAAGAGACTGTGAACCGCTGAAAGACTCTTTGTTGGGGAATCAAGCGGAGGGTACGGACAGGTTGGAGTGCAACAGCCATGACGGCCACGGCAGCGAGGAGAACGAAGAGCCAGCCGAGGTCAACTGGGTGGAGGTGACAGTGGGTGAGGATGACGCTGCATCAGACTGTACGGACAGTTGGAGCCATACGGCACCCGAaggccaggcagagctggcGGACTTTGACTCTGAAAGTATATCTGGAGACAATTCCCACGTATAG